The following are encoded in a window of Halorubrum aethiopicum genomic DNA:
- a CDS encoding DUF6610 family protein has translation MSLEINSSSSTDRDITAARQADVVAFLHRAPFALDAYRLGFLPGFREDCGYQQTQYQDLNIPVGMLDNDFRDPDLDRYVARFFEYEPTVGVVGDVYDGDDVDKYVAAAREIQASYPDAELVIVPKCREVIDTIPNDLVLGYSRGYADRLAHEFSEPTDWRGRRVHILGGSPPKQWDVIQQLTRPTLTDDPPADIVGLDWNGLHRGAQFGEFWTADGWDDSGRDASHVTVRKTVRHSLVRIKAFWQSHGVWPESTPQDDSFEIEYEGPSPRDLDGAACTECEANVWTTQRGPFVAEYDTGAVCGYCSYDCYFAHRHRNNLEEIAGEQSVYLPPA, from the coding sequence ATGTCGCTCGAAATCAACTCCAGCAGCAGTACTGATCGCGACATCACCGCTGCCAGACAAGCCGACGTCGTGGCGTTCCTCCATCGAGCGCCGTTCGCTCTGGATGCGTATCGGCTCGGATTCTTGCCCGGATTCCGAGAAGACTGTGGGTACCAGCAGACCCAGTATCAGGACCTGAACATCCCCGTTGGAATGTTGGATAACGACTTTCGGGATCCCGATCTGGATCGGTACGTCGCCCGATTTTTCGAATACGAACCCACGGTTGGCGTGGTCGGAGATGTGTACGATGGAGACGACGTCGACAAGTACGTGGCCGCTGCCCGCGAAATTCAGGCGAGTTATCCCGACGCAGAACTCGTCATCGTCCCAAAGTGCCGCGAGGTGATCGACACGATCCCGAACGACCTTGTGCTCGGCTATTCGCGGGGGTATGCCGATCGATTGGCGCACGAGTTCTCCGAGCCGACCGACTGGCGTGGCCGCCGTGTGCACATTCTCGGGGGAAGCCCACCCAAACAGTGGGACGTTATCCAGCAGTTGACCCGACCGACACTAACCGACGACCCACCGGCCGACATCGTCGGCCTCGATTGGAACGGGCTGCATCGCGGCGCGCAGTTCGGGGAGTTCTGGACAGCTGATGGGTGGGATGATAGCGGACGTGACGCCTCCCACGTCACAGTTCGGAAGACAGTCCGACACAGTCTCGTCCGGATCAAGGCCTTCTGGCAGTCTCACGGTGTGTGGCCCGAATCGACACCACAGGACGACTCCTTCGAGATCGAGTATGAGGGGCCATCGCCGAGGGATCTCGATGGTGCTGCGTGTACCGAATGCGAAGCGAACGTCTGGACGACTCAGCGCGGTCCATTCGTCGCCGAGTATGATACCGGCGCAGTCTGTGGATACTGCAGTTACGACTGCTACTTTGCCCACCGCCATCGAAATAACCTTGAGGAAATCGCCGGCGAGCAGAGCGTCTACCTCCCGCCGGCGTGA